A single window of uncultured Pseudodesulfovibrio sp. DNA harbors:
- a CDS encoding transporter substrate-binding domain-containing protein has translation MTHNLQKQAYIDRDTGQLRGVKHAGKRSFNIEIVHKLKQMMGNTTRIKSVPFARGMDTLNTHKAVAMFNVNKTLERAPLYKWVGPLQPEINFLYGLQRNSMIQTLDDARRVKSICVVNENSHHTRLYQLGFTNVITNNSYENCFQMLKDGRVDLTPLSESALDAMLAKTHIKHSNIHKVPEVLLQSQGYIAFSPDISDAEINQWQKAFDAIITSGTYTILYETYFTQN, from the coding sequence ATGACCCACAATTTGCAAAAGCAGGCATACATTGACCGTGACACCGGACAACTCAGAGGAGTTAAACATGCCGGCAAACGTTCTTTTAACATTGAAATCGTCCATAAACTGAAACAAATGATGGGTAACACAACTCGTATTAAGTCTGTTCCCTTCGCCCGAGGTATGGATACGCTCAACACTCATAAAGCCGTTGCAATGTTCAATGTTAATAAAACGCTAGAACGAGCCCCCCTTTACAAATGGGTCGGACCGCTTCAGCCTGAGATAAATTTTCTTTACGGCCTGCAACGAAATTCCATGATCCAAACATTAGACGACGCCAGACGTGTCAAATCAATTTGCGTCGTCAACGAAAATTCGCACCATACACGATTGTATCAATTGGGATTCACGAACGTCATCACGAATAACAGCTACGAAAACTGTTTCCAAATGTTGAAAGATGGTCGAGTCGACCTGACTCCTTTATCTGAATCAGCTCTCGATGCCATGCTTGCTAAAACACACATCAAACATTCCAACATTCACAAGGTACCAGAAGTTTTACTCCAGTCCCAAGGATATATCGCCTTTTCCCCAGATATATCCGATGCCGAAATCAACCAATGGCAAAAAGCCTTTGATGCAATAATTACTTCTGGGACATATACTATATTATATGAGACCTATTTCACACAAAATTAA
- the tuf gene encoding elongation factor Tu has protein sequence MGKAKFERSKPHVNIGTIGHIDHGKTTLTAAITKLAAMAGNGEFIAFDEIDKAPEEKERGITIATAHVEYETENRHYAHVDCPGHADYIKNMITGAAQMDGAILVCAATDGPMPQTREHILLARQVGVPAMVVFMNKCDMVDDEELLELVEMEIRELLDKYEFPGDDIPVIQGSALKALECESVDDEAAKPIFELLAACDSYIPEPERDIDMPFLMPVEDVFSISGRGTVITGRVERGVVTVGEEIEIVGIKDTIKTTCTGVEMFRKLLDQGQAGDNVGLLIRGVKREEVERGQVAAKPGSINPHTKFKAEVYVLSKDEGGRHTPFFTGYRPQFYFRTTDITGVVTLDDGVEMVMPGDNATFNVEMIAPIAMEVGLRFAIREGGRTVGAGVVTEIVE, from the coding sequence ATGGGTAAAGCTAAATTTGAACGGAGCAAGCCTCACGTCAACATTGGTACCATTGGCCACATTGACCATGGTAAAACCACTTTGACAGCAGCTATCACCAAGTTGGCTGCTATGGCTGGCAACGGCGAGTTCATCGCTTTCGATGAAATCGACAAGGCTCCTGAAGAGAAAGAGCGCGGCATCACCATTGCTACCGCTCACGTCGAGTACGAGACCGAGAACCGCCACTACGCACACGTAGATTGCCCCGGTCACGCCGACTACATTAAGAACATGATCACTGGTGCTGCACAGATGGACGGCGCTATCCTGGTCTGCGCAGCCACTGACGGTCCCATGCCTCAGACTCGTGAGCACATCCTGCTCGCTCGTCAGGTTGGTGTCCCCGCAATGGTTGTTTTCATGAACAAATGCGACATGGTCGACGACGAAGAGCTCCTCGAGCTGGTCGAAATGGAAATTCGTGAGTTGCTTGACAAATACGAATTCCCCGGCGACGACATTCCGGTCATTCAGGGTTCCGCTCTGAAGGCTCTCGAATGCGAATCCGTTGATGATGAAGCTGCAAAGCCCATCTTTGAACTGCTCGCAGCTTGTGACTCTTACATCCCCGAGCCCGAGCGCGACATTGATATGCCGTTCCTCATGCCCGTTGAGGATGTCTTCTCCATCTCCGGTCGTGGTACTGTTATCACTGGTCGTGTAGAGCGCGGTGTCGTCACCGTTGGTGAAGAAATTGAAATCGTCGGCATCAAGGATACCATCAAGACTACCTGCACAGGCGTCGAGATGTTCCGTAAGTTGCTTGACCAGGGTCAGGCCGGTGATAACGTCGGTCTCCTGATTCGTGGCGTAAAGCGCGAAGAAGTGGAACGCGGTCAGGTTGCTGCCAAGCCCGGTTCCATCAACCCGCACACCAAGTTCAAGGCTGAGGTCTATGTCCTCTCCAAAGACGAAGGTGGACGTCACACCCCGTTCTTCACCGGCTACCGCCCGCAGTTCTACTTCCGTACAACTGATATCACCGGTGTCGTCACTCTGGACGACGGTGTCGAGATGGTTATGCCCGGCGATAACGCCACTTTTAATGTCGAGATGATTGCACCTATCGCCATGGAAGTTGGTCTCCGCTTCGCTATCCGCGAAGGTGGCCGTACTGTCGGTGCCGGTGTTGTCACCGAGATCGTGGAGTAA
- the rpmG gene encoding 50S ribosomal protein L33 yields the protein MRVNIQLQCTECKRKNYATQKNKKNTTGRLEVKKYCPWDKKHTVHKESK from the coding sequence ATGCGCGTCAATATTCAGCTGCAGTGCACCGAGTGCAAGCGTAAAAACTACGCAACGCAGAAGAACAAGAAGAATACTACAGGACGTCTGGAAGTGAAAAAGTATTGTCCTTGGGACAAGAAACACACGGTCCACAAAGAGTCCAAGTAG
- the secE gene encoding preprotein translocase subunit SecE, with protein sequence MARKKSKKVSEKQAAQAQATGPMGKVKELMQFFEESKVEIKKVVWPSRKETVTTCIAVLVVSVVIAIYLGVVDLAFSKIVEVVLS encoded by the coding sequence ATGGCCAGGAAAAAAAGCAAAAAGGTCTCTGAAAAGCAGGCCGCACAGGCTCAGGCAACCGGTCCGATGGGCAAAGTCAAAGAACTGATGCAGTTCTTCGAAGAGTCCAAGGTCGAGATCAAAAAGGTAGTCTGGCCCTCTCGCAAGGAGACAGTCACCACCTGCATCGCAGTGTTGGTCGTTTCCGTGGTCATTGCTATTTACCTGGGCGTGGTGGACTTGGCGTTCTCCAAGATCGTCGAAGTCGTCCTGTCCTAG
- the nusG gene encoding transcription termination/antitermination protein NusG, translating into MDATMENASPRGRWYIVHTYSGFEQRVELTVREMMRTGQDKGLIEEVVMPTEKIVEMVKGERKTSTRKFYPGYIMIKMILTDDSWHLIQSIPRVTGFVGGKNRPTPMRDSEAENILNMMESRQEKPRPKFNFERGDEVRVIDGPFSGFNGVVEEVNYDKGKLKVSVSIFGRQTPVELDFVQVDKG; encoded by the coding sequence ATGGATGCCACAATGGAAAACGCTTCTCCTCGCGGTCGCTGGTACATCGTTCACACCTATTCAGGGTTTGAACAACGTGTCGAGCTGACTGTTCGCGAGATGATGCGGACCGGACAGGACAAGGGCCTCATTGAAGAGGTTGTCATGCCTACCGAAAAGATCGTCGAGATGGTCAAAGGTGAGCGCAAGACGTCTACCCGTAAGTTCTATCCGGGTTACATCATGATCAAGATGATCCTGACAGACGACTCCTGGCATCTGATTCAGTCCATTCCGCGTGTTACAGGCTTTGTGGGCGGCAAAAATCGTCCCACCCCTATGCGCGACAGTGAGGCGGAAAACATCCTCAACATGATGGAAAGCCGCCAGGAGAAACCCCGTCCCAAGTTCAACTTCGAGCGCGGAGATGAGGTTCGGGTCATTGATGGCCCGTTCAGCGGCTTCAACGGTGTTGTGGAAGAAGTCAATTACGACAAGGGTAAGCTCAAAGTCTCCGTCTCTATTTTCGGGCGTCAGACTCCTGTGGAGCTCGACTTCGTCCAAGTGGACAAGGGATAG
- the rplK gene encoding 50S ribosomal protein L11, with translation MAKKELGKIKLQIPAGSANPSPPVGPALGQHGVNIMEFCKAFNAKTQDQKGLIIPVVITVYQDRSFDFITKTPPASVLLLKAAKLEKGSGEPNKEKVGKVTKAQVQEIAELKMVDLNANDIENAMLQIEGTARSMGIEVKG, from the coding sequence ATGGCCAAGAAAGAATTAGGAAAGATCAAACTGCAGATTCCCGCTGGCAGTGCCAACCCCTCCCCGCCGGTCGGTCCGGCTTTGGGTCAGCATGGTGTCAACATCATGGAATTCTGTAAGGCGTTTAACGCCAAGACACAGGACCAGAAAGGTCTGATTATCCCGGTTGTTATCACCGTTTATCAGGACCGTTCCTTCGATTTTATCACCAAAACCCCTCCGGCATCTGTCCTGTTGCTTAAAGCAGCCAAGTTGGAGAAGGGTTCCGGTGAACCCAACAAAGAAAAGGTCGGCAAGGTCACCAAGGCTCAGGTCCAGGAGATCGCCGAACTGAAAATGGTCGATTTGAACGCCAATGACATTGAGAACGCCATGCTTCAGATCGAGGGCACAGCCCGCAGCATGGGTATCGAAGTCAAGGGTTAA
- the rplA gene encoding 50S ribosomal protein L1, producing the protein MPKHGKKYRNAVGERDTAARVGVEEGVKVTVEGAFAKFDETVDVAINLGVDPKYSDQMIRGAVSLPNGLGKDVRVAVFCKGEKENEAKEAGADFFGSDELVEKIQGGWLDFDKAVATPDMMAVVGKIGRVLGPRGLMPNAKTGTVTMDVAKAVTELKAGKVEFKVDKAGVLHAPIGKVSFGAEKLLENLRALLDIVVRMKPSSAKGTYMKALAVSSTMGPSVKIDPLTVRKFLDV; encoded by the coding sequence ATGCCTAAGCATGGAAAAAAATACCGTAACGCCGTCGGTGAACGTGACACCGCCGCGCGAGTCGGTGTCGAGGAAGGCGTCAAGGTCACAGTCGAAGGTGCATTTGCAAAATTCGACGAGACTGTAGATGTCGCTATCAACCTCGGCGTGGATCCCAAGTACTCTGACCAGATGATCCGTGGTGCAGTTAGCCTGCCCAACGGACTCGGCAAAGATGTTCGCGTTGCCGTTTTCTGTAAGGGAGAAAAGGAAAATGAGGCCAAGGAAGCCGGTGCTGATTTCTTCGGTTCCGACGAACTGGTCGAGAAGATTCAGGGTGGCTGGCTCGATTTCGATAAAGCTGTCGCAACTCCTGACATGATGGCAGTGGTCGGTAAAATTGGCCGTGTGCTTGGTCCCCGTGGCCTTATGCCTAACGCAAAGACCGGTACAGTCACTATGGATGTTGCCAAGGCTGTCACCGAACTCAAGGCCGGTAAGGTCGAGTTCAAGGTCGACAAAGCTGGCGTCCTGCATGCCCCCATTGGCAAAGTCTCTTTTGGAGCTGAAAAGCTTCTTGAGAATCTCAGGGCTCTGTTGGATATCGTCGTGCGCATGAAGCCGTCCTCTGCAAAGGGTACGTACATGAAAGCACTGGCTGTTTCCTCCACCATGGGACCGAGTGTCAAAATTGACCCGCTGACTGTCCGTAAATTCCTGGACGTCTAG
- the rplJ gene encoding 50S ribosomal protein L10 has product MKRQEKAQIIEQLHEKASRASIAVVTDFKGLSVEEMTILRAKCFEVGVDYQVVKNTLARLALKDTEHGELSEHMKENCAVALGYDDPVALAKALADFGKENKKFSMRFGTLEGQFLDSDGVKELSKMPSKPELLSSVLGTMQAVPRNFVCLFANIERKFLYALTAIKDQKEAA; this is encoded by the coding sequence ATGAAAAGGCAAGAAAAAGCCCAGATCATCGAGCAGCTGCACGAAAAAGCTTCGCGCGCCAGCATCGCCGTCGTCACTGACTTCAAAGGTCTTTCTGTTGAAGAAATGACCATTTTGCGCGCTAAGTGCTTTGAAGTTGGCGTCGACTACCAAGTCGTTAAGAATACCCTGGCCCGGTTGGCTCTCAAGGATACCGAACACGGTGAATTGAGTGAACACATGAAAGAGAACTGCGCTGTAGCTCTCGGGTACGACGATCCCGTCGCCCTTGCTAAAGCGCTGGCCGATTTCGGCAAGGAAAACAAAAAGTTTTCCATGCGTTTCGGTACTCTGGAAGGCCAGTTTCTTGACAGCGACGGCGTAAAAGAACTCTCCAAGATGCCCAGCAAGCCTGAGCTTCTGAGTTCTGTACTTGGCACAATGCAGGCAGTGCCCCGCAATTTTGTGTGTCTGTTCGCAAACATCGAACGCAAGTTCCTGTATGCTTTGACAGCGATCAAAGATCAGAAAGAAGCTGCGTAA
- the rplL gene encoding 50S ribosomal protein L7/L12: protein MADITKEQVVEFIGNMTVLELSEFIKELEDVFGVEAAAPAAAVMAAPAAGGAAEAEEQTEFDVILKGAGGNKIAVIKAVRAITGLGLKEAKALVDEAPKALKEGVAKEEAEEAAKQLEEAGADVEVK, encoded by the coding sequence ATGGCTGATATCACCAAAGAACAGGTTGTCGAATTCATCGGCAACATGACCGTCCTGGAACTGTCCGAATTCATCAAAGAACTGGAAGACGTCTTCGGCGTCGAAGCTGCTGCTCCCGCTGCTGCTGTCATGGCCGCTCCTGCTGCCGGTGGCGCTGCTGAAGCTGAAGAGCAGACTGAATTCGATGTCATCCTGAAGGGTGCTGGCGGCAACAAGATTGCAGTCATCAAGGCTGTCCGCGCTATCACCGGTCTGGGTCTGAAAGAGGCCAAGGCTCTGGTTGACGAAGCTCCCAAGGCTCTGAAAGAAGGCGTTGCAAAGGAAGAAGCTGAAGAAGCAGCCAAGCAGCTTGAAGAAGCTGGCGCCGACGTTGAAGTTAAGTAA
- the rpoB gene encoding DNA-directed RNA polymerase subunit beta, which produces MGQLRKKFGKIVNTLPIPHLLELQVDSYNRFLQEGTPPASRGDFGLEGVFRSVFPIEDFNKTASLDFVSYEIGEPKYDVDECISKGLTYETPIRITVRLVVFDVDEETDNRTIRDIKEQDIYFGTLPLMTVKGTYVINGTERVIVNQLQRSPGIIFEHDSGKSHSSRKVLYSSRIIPMRGSWLDFDFDHKDILYVRIDRRRKMPVTILLKAMGLTRADILDYFYDIESYSLLKTKVQRKVVEDQFRKEEAFADVKIGDKVVVKKGHSFTKGAWKKLVKNEVKNIEVDPVSLLGLYLAKDIVDKNGEVLAEAAEEVTVELLEKLRDAKIKDLDVLHTRGMDVSSALRDTLLLDKTTDLETAQIEIYRRLRPSSPPTPEIASNFFENLFRSSDYYDLSSVGRYKLNSRLNQDVDLSTRTLTNEDILLAVKELMRLRDTHGPADDIDHLGNRRVRPVGELVENQYRIGLVRMERAIKERMSLQEVATLMPHDLINPKPVAAVLKEFFGTSQLSQFMDQTNPLSEVTHKRRLSALGPGGLTRERAGFEVRDVHTSHYGRICPIETPEGPNIGLIVSLTTYAKVNDYGFIETPYRKVVNKQITNDISYIDASKEAKEVVAQANAPLDDKGVFVDQRINARLAGDIQQVAAEEITCMDISPSQTVSISAALIPFLEHDDANRALMGSNMMRQAVPLLQAEEPLVGTNMEGPVARDSGACVLAEEDGVIHFVDAERIIINYDNGISPNTGGAKHYELQKWHKSNQNSCFGQTPRVQVGQRVKKGAVLADGPGIDHGELALGKNLLVAFMPWCGFNYEDSILISERMVKEDVFTSIHIEEFELVARDTKLGPEEVTRDISNVSEEMLRNLDECGIIRIGARIKPDDIMVGKITPKGETQLTPEEKLLRAIFGDKARDVKNTSLKVPPGISGTIVDVKVFNRRSGDKDDRTKAIEDSELAAFDVKEMKHIASLTTSTRDKVWAACEGGKLKKELIGPKKIKLGAVGEVIEREALDALPIKKMIGIFDKDINDQIKLIAADYEQQVAFIKNIYDVKREKVTEGDDLPPGVIKMVKVYVAVKRKLSVGDKMAGRHGNKGVVSCILPEEDMPFFDDGTPMDIVLNPLGVPSRMNIGQIMETHLGMAGRKLGQQVTKMMEESGNALKDIREDVKSILDTPDMYELIDSMDDEEFVTALKQLKNGIVAKTPVFDGANEDGIWGWLEKAGLASDGKFILFDGRTGEPFHSRVTVGIMYILKLHHLVDEKIHARSTGPYSLVTQQPLGGKAQFGGQRLGEMEVWALEAYGAAYLLQEFLTVKSDDVQGRVKMYEKIVKGDNFLEAGLPESFNVLVKELMSLGLDVTLHYEDRKRPVAPAAPAAMKPLVD; this is translated from the coding sequence ATGGGTCAACTGAGAAAAAAATTCGGCAAAATCGTCAACACGCTCCCCATTCCGCATCTCCTGGAACTCCAGGTTGATTCGTACAATCGTTTCCTGCAGGAAGGCACACCGCCGGCCAGCCGTGGAGACTTTGGACTTGAGGGTGTATTCCGTTCCGTGTTTCCCATTGAAGATTTCAACAAGACCGCAAGCCTTGATTTCGTTTCTTATGAAATCGGCGAACCAAAATACGACGTCGATGAGTGCATCTCGAAAGGCCTGACCTACGAGACTCCCATCCGTATCACTGTCCGTCTCGTAGTTTTTGACGTGGATGAAGAGACTGACAACCGCACGATTCGCGACATCAAGGAACAGGACATTTACTTCGGAACGCTTCCGCTGATGACCGTAAAAGGCACATATGTCATCAATGGTACTGAACGTGTCATTGTTAACCAGCTCCAGCGTTCCCCCGGTATCATTTTCGAACATGATTCCGGTAAGTCTCACTCCAGCCGTAAGGTGCTTTATTCGAGTCGCATCATCCCAATGCGCGGCTCCTGGTTGGATTTCGATTTTGACCATAAGGATATTCTGTACGTCCGCATTGACCGTCGCAGGAAGATGCCTGTCACCATCCTGCTTAAAGCGATGGGACTTACTCGTGCTGATATCCTTGATTACTTCTACGATATTGAATCCTACTCTTTGCTTAAAACCAAAGTGCAGCGCAAGGTCGTGGAAGATCAATTCCGTAAGGAAGAAGCTTTTGCCGATGTAAAAATTGGTGACAAGGTCGTGGTCAAAAAAGGGCACAGCTTTACAAAGGGTGCTTGGAAGAAGCTCGTCAAGAACGAGGTTAAGAACATTGAGGTTGATCCGGTTTCTCTGCTCGGATTGTATTTGGCAAAGGATATCGTCGATAAAAATGGCGAAGTTCTGGCCGAGGCAGCCGAAGAAGTGACCGTGGAACTCCTCGAAAAACTCCGTGATGCCAAGATCAAGGATCTGGATGTGCTGCATACTCGCGGCATGGACGTTTCCTCTGCCTTGCGCGATACGCTTCTCTTGGATAAAACCACCGATCTTGAGACCGCACAAATTGAGATTTACCGTAGACTTCGTCCAAGCTCTCCTCCCACGCCTGAAATTGCGTCCAATTTCTTCGAGAACTTGTTCCGCTCTTCCGATTACTACGATCTGTCCAGCGTGGGTCGTTACAAACTGAACTCCCGTCTGAATCAGGATGTGGACCTGTCCACTCGTACCTTGACCAATGAGGATATTCTTCTCGCAGTCAAGGAACTTATGCGACTCAGGGACACTCACGGTCCTGCTGATGATATTGACCACTTGGGCAACCGTCGTGTGCGTCCTGTGGGTGAGTTGGTTGAGAATCAGTACCGCATCGGCCTCGTCCGCATGGAGCGCGCCATTAAAGAGCGCATGTCTTTGCAGGAAGTCGCCACGTTGATGCCTCATGATCTCATCAACCCGAAACCGGTTGCTGCAGTGTTGAAAGAGTTCTTCGGAACTTCACAGCTCAGTCAGTTCATGGATCAGACAAACCCACTTTCCGAAGTCACTCACAAGCGTCGCCTGTCCGCTCTTGGACCCGGTGGCCTGACACGTGAACGTGCTGGTTTTGAGGTTCGTGATGTGCACACCTCTCACTATGGTCGTATTTGTCCTATTGAAACGCCTGAAGGACCGAACATTGGTCTGATCGTTTCTTTGACGACATACGCCAAAGTGAACGATTACGGTTTTATTGAAACTCCGTATCGTAAGGTTGTGAACAAACAGATCACCAATGACATCTCATATATTGACGCATCCAAGGAAGCCAAGGAAGTAGTGGCTCAGGCCAATGCTCCTTTGGATGACAAGGGTGTGTTTGTTGATCAGCGTATTAATGCGCGCCTTGCTGGTGATATTCAACAGGTCGCTGCAGAAGAAATAACTTGCATGGACATCAGCCCGAGTCAGACGGTTTCCATCTCGGCTGCGCTGATTCCTTTCTTGGAACATGATGACGCCAACCGTGCGCTCATGGGTTCCAACATGATGCGTCAGGCTGTTCCCTTGCTTCAGGCTGAGGAACCCCTGGTCGGTACCAATATGGAAGGTCCGGTCGCTCGCGACTCAGGAGCTTGTGTGTTGGCCGAAGAAGACGGTGTTATCCATTTTGTGGATGCTGAGCGTATCATTATCAATTATGATAATGGAATTTCTCCGAATACCGGCGGTGCCAAGCATTATGAATTGCAGAAATGGCACAAATCCAACCAGAACTCCTGTTTTGGACAGACTCCTCGCGTACAGGTGGGGCAGCGAGTCAAGAAGGGTGCAGTTCTGGCTGATGGCCCCGGTATTGATCATGGTGAACTCGCTTTGGGTAAGAACCTGCTTGTCGCGTTCATGCCTTGGTGTGGTTTCAACTATGAGGACTCCATTCTCATTTCCGAGCGGATGGTCAAGGAAGACGTGTTCACCTCAATTCATATTGAGGAATTTGAATTAGTCGCCCGTGATACCAAGCTTGGACCCGAAGAAGTGACCCGTGATATTTCCAACGTCTCCGAAGAAATGCTTCGGAACCTGGATGAATGCGGTATCATTCGAATTGGTGCTCGTATCAAGCCTGATGACATTATGGTTGGTAAAATCACACCTAAGGGTGAGACGCAGCTGACCCCGGAAGAGAAACTCCTCCGTGCCATCTTTGGTGATAAGGCTCGCGATGTTAAAAATACCTCTTTGAAGGTACCGCCGGGAATTTCCGGTACAATCGTCGATGTCAAGGTCTTCAACCGTCGCTCCGGCGATAAGGATGACCGTACCAAGGCGATTGAGGATTCGGAACTTGCAGCCTTCGATGTCAAGGAGATGAAGCATATCGCTTCCTTGACTACTTCAACTCGAGACAAAGTTTGGGCAGCCTGCGAAGGTGGAAAGCTCAAGAAAGAGCTGATTGGACCCAAGAAGATCAAACTTGGCGCAGTCGGCGAAGTCATCGAGCGTGAAGCTCTGGATGCACTGCCTATTAAAAAGATGATCGGTATCTTTGATAAGGATATTAACGATCAAATCAAGCTGATCGCTGCCGATTACGAGCAGCAGGTCGCTTTTATAAAGAACATCTATGACGTCAAGCGCGAGAAAGTCACCGAAGGTGATGATCTGCCTCCGGGCGTCATCAAGATGGTCAAGGTCTATGTCGCCGTTAAGCGTAAATTGAGCGTGGGCGATAAGATGGCTGGCCGTCACGGTAACAAGGGTGTCGTGTCCTGCATTCTTCCTGAGGAAGACATGCCGTTCTTTGACGACGGCACTCCCATGGATATCGTTTTGAATCCGCTGGGCGTTCCCTCCCGTATGAATATCGGGCAGATTATGGAAACCCACTTGGGCATGGCCGGTCGCAAGCTTGGTCAGCAGGTGACAAAGATGATGGAAGAGAGCGGCAACGCACTCAAGGACATCCGTGAGGACGTCAAATCCATTCTCGATACACCTGACATGTACGAACTCATCGATTCAATGGATGATGAAGAGTTCGTGACAGCACTCAAGCAGTTGAAAAACGGTATTGTCGCCAAGACACCTGTGTTCGATGGTGCTAATGAAGATGGCATCTGGGGCTGGCTTGAAAAGGCCGGACTCGCCTCTGACGGTAAGTTCATTCTATTTGATGGCCGTACAGGCGAACCGTTCCACAGCCGTGTCACTGTTGGCATCATGTACATTCTGAAACTGCATCACCTTGTTGACGAGAAGATTCACGCCCGGTCCACCGGTCCTTACTCCCTCGTCACGCAGCAGCCTTTGGGCGGTAAAGCTCAATTTGGTGGCCAGCGTTTGGGTGAGATGGAAGTCTGGGCCCTTGAGGCCTATGGCGCTGCCTATCTTCTGCAGGAGTTCCTCACTGTCAAATCTGACGATGTGCAGGGCCGTGTGAAGATGTACGAGAAGATTGTCAAGGGTGATAACTTCCTGGAAGCCGGTTTGCCGGAATCCTTCAACGTTCTGGTCAAGGAACTCATGTCGTTGGGTCTGGATGTGACTCTGCACTATGAAGACCGTAAGCGTCCCGTTGCTCCTGCTGCCCCTGCAGCCATGAAGCCGCTGGTGGATTAA